In Brachypodium distachyon strain Bd21 chromosome 2, Brachypodium_distachyon_v3.0, whole genome shotgun sequence, one genomic interval encodes:
- the LOC104582507 gene encoding uncharacterized protein LOC104582507 has translation MDQWGANREWKQFYNHTSVKYMPTPTDQMTRLLPRESAGMATTWGGTCCVHAYAEAMTAWLRRWYEAVAYQDPDLTYEADCFEVDMATMIHCSAGHGVLTVNGSSLKRVAELASEVGVPLIGEILPYGNPPQSDHRTYCTGTSVTSHNAVPLPFSTPTASEYEAAMRYREHLCSCLEVGPVVIFIRTQRHYWLPRDVYTPYRQLPPSSPNELASVQEEDKQWNHCVVAYGFDCPGGDVRSLVLCYQENAATPMETKRLFIEPDAISFYYVPKLGDLTFHAEPQRESPRTIFTQLKKTVIDTIPNFLP, from the exons ATGGACCAATGGGGAGCGAATCGCGAGTGGAAGCAGTTCTACAACCACACTTCAGTCAAGTACATGCCAACGCCGACCGATCAGATGACACGGTTGCTTCCTAGAGAATCTGCTGGGATGGCTACTACTTGGG GTGGTACTTGCTGTGTACACGCTTATGCGGAAGCAATGACCGCTTGGCTCAGGAGGTGGTATGAAGCAGTTGCATACCAGGACCCTGATTTGACATACGAAGCAGACTGTTTTGAGGTTGACATGGCCACCATGATTCATTGTTCTGCTGGCCATGGGGTGCTCACTGTCAATGGGTCGTCCTTGAAGCGGGTGGCGGAATTGGCATCTGAAGTCGGCGTACCACTCATAGGTGAAATCTTACCCTACGGCAATCCGCCACAATCTGACCACAGGACCTACTGCACTGGTACAAGTGTGACGAGTCACAATGCCGTTCCCCTCCCTTTCAGCACTCCTACAGCCAGTGAGTACGAGGCTGCGATGCGTTACAGAGAACACCTGTGCTCTTGCCTTGAGGTCGGCCCAGTGGTAATCTTCATCCGAACCCAACGCCACTATTGGTTGCCCAGGGATGTCTACACTCCTTACAGGCAGTTGCCTCCTTCCAGTCCAAATGAGTTGGCTTCGGTTCAGGAAGAGGACAAGCAATGGAATCACTGTGTTGTGGCTTATGGTTTTGACTGTCCAGGCGGAGACGTAAGGTCGTTGGTGCTATGTTATCAGGAGAATGCAGCCACACCTATGGAGACAAAGAGGCTCTTCATCGAACCTGATGCGATTTCGTTTTACTATGTGCCAAAATTGGGCGATCTTACCTTCCATGCTGAGCCCCAGAGAGAGAGCCCAAGGACAATCTTCACTCAGCTCAAGAAAACCGTGATCGATACCATTCCAAACTTCTTGCCATAA